From the Saccharomycodes ludwigii strain NBRC 1722 chromosome I, whole genome shotgun sequence genome, one window contains:
- the RXT2 gene encoding Rxt2p (similar to Saccharomyces cerevisiae YBR095C | RXT2 | component of the histone deacetylase Rpd3L complex): MDAKIQKQPYQNHTAGSSPTILNNNNNNQKTQVESDNEQLLTSNFTRHVIKQRSGNFPHYERRPNSNYIYPRVSSNESTNRGNKLLQGSNFVSRRKLNTDLYENVVFYNGSEHKLLTRTNRLSDNNKKRKLNNFTQISSSGGGSSTDDDEEEHNEEGKEEDGDDGENIIDLNTIAHVEEILRPIESLSDVVTHQPIKRTFMNNKILRLLELQTALMIEKAQLSSSSFSDLLNVFLEDDPLPYLCHKIQLPDYDHNLHVDENAEYIPKGDNTINIIATEDKETGEAASARNNCTNTGLNSKDGDDSLGNIQTDEQNVATSTSIIANETRIGVRESNAGDDNDDDDDDAFFALPQYKTSSLLEKLIGLATDSESPITEDDVENTRQLTQIVLQRNQEFIKNLQKIRLALFKAERIRSRIVSWAKEYANIPEDDVTIPSQLKIVKRSLISATTNLTVADESKNEEVNDNQGNPKQSEDDTDDVENT, translated from the coding sequence atgGATGCAAAAATACAGAAGCAACCTTATCAGAACCATACTGCTGGTTCTTcaccaacaatattaaacaacaataataataaccaaAAAACACAAGTCGAGAGTGATAATGAACAATTACTAACTAGTAACTTTACCAGGCATGttattaaacaaagaaGTGGTAATTTTCCGCACTATGAAAGGAGACCTAACTCCAATTATATATACCCAAGAGTTTCATCAAATGAGTCAACTAATAGGGGTAATAAACTATTACAAGGCAGCAATTTCGTTTCTAGGAGAAAATTAAACACCGATTTATACGAAAATGTGGTTTTCTATAATGGTTCAGAACATAAACTTCTAACGAGGACAAATAGGCTCAGTGACAATaacaagaaaagaaaattaaacaatttcACCCAAATTTCTAGTAGTGGTGGTGGCAGCAGtactgatgatgatgaggaGGAACATAATgaagaaggaaaagaagaGGATGGTGACGATggtgaaaatattatagaCCTAAATACTATTGCCCATGTCGAAGAAATTTTAAGACCTATTGAATCATTAAGTGATGTGGTCACTCACCAACCCATCAAAAGAACTTTTATgaacaataaaattttacGATTGTTGGAATTACAAACTGCCCTAATGATTGAAAAAGCCCAATTATCTTCATCCAGTTTTTCTGATTTGTTAAATGTTTTTCTTGAAGATGACCCCTTACCTTACCTGTGTCATAAAATTCAACTACCCGACTACGATCATAATCTACATGTAGACGAAAATGCAGAGTATATACCCAAGGGCGATAATACTATAAACATCATTGCCACGGAAGATAAAGAAACTGGGGAGGCGGCAAGTGCCAGAAACAACTGTACGAATACGGGGTTAAATTCAAAGGACGGAGATGATTCTCTTGGAAACATACAAACGGATGAGCAAAATGTTGCCACTTCAACCAGTATTATTGCAAACGAGACTCGTATTGGGGTGCGGGAAAGCAACGCTGGTGATGAtaacgatgatgatgatgatgatgccTTTTTTGCTCTACCACAATATAAAACATCATCATTACTGGAAAAGCTAATAGGACTAGCCACTGATTCTGAATCACCAATAACTGAAGATGATGTGGAAAATACCAGGCAACTGACTCAGATTGTATTACAACGGAACCAAgagtttattaaaaatttgcaaAAAATTAGATTAGCTTTATTTAAAGCTGAGCGTATAAGATCAAGAATTGTCAGTTGGGCTAAAGAATACGCCAATATTCCTGAAGACGATGTTACTATTCCATcccaattaaaaatagtaaaaagAAGCTTGATTAGTGCAACAACTAATTTAACGGTAGCAGACGAATCCAAAAATGAAGAGGTTAATGATAATCAGGGGAACCCTAAGCAATCTGAAGATGATACGGATGATGTTGAAAACACATAA
- the RAX1 gene encoding Rax1p (similar to Saccharomyces cerevisiae YOR301W | RAX1 | Revert to Axial): MDEFNFVDDNNSNSSNEMVGNAAPTVKLYKGKKNNIIKLSQKQEQVQRQQYQRPQQQQIQTSSDEDEEYDHNDIHGNNNLYDEKLSLTKEPTTTLSLSDRLPELYEVLNQQTAAPVDLWTFYNYLAQYPVAINYLDFWIDVVTHLRFCKDYVKSIRKSVLSFNARTSQIRQSHSSIGINNNNNNVSATNISSAQFYNNTSTSNLNNNTRETIPSFLLLKSLRDDDSFIGGPPEPSFGRNSNRQDITSNRSSQRISEFLNVDLQSPELHQLLEKVNGLTSTPQTQNDSSITISTAELMDKFVKAHGVKTHMDSKKLLDNATSIVRTYLLSPEQSSKFLYHTPVATRNWIVQMVMGQNRYDPSVFEDCKILCFHFLEQQMYPLFLKEITYHNLHDDYNTTTNSVFSNYTRLSRILLGLFWLWVGFWIGYTLIFLNYGKGIRVVTIVPFIIGCYYIIVGIFKVDLFYALFGLTQRITSIVSTNGGNNKDSKKNYQNDNEVELGYYTRNTSLRHNFQHIPVIFRFLGGRDRLIKIQSKVIVKLLRRRALWATVWILFCTGCFTVIFSCVPGRRL, translated from the coding sequence ATGGATGAATTTAACTTCGTCgacgataataatagtaacagCAGTAATGAAATGGTGGGCAATGCTGCACCTACGGTAAAACTGtacaaaggaaaaaaaaataatattattaagtTGTCTCAAAAACAGGAACAGGTACAAAGACAACAATATCAACGAccacagcaacaacaaattcAAACTTCATcggatgaagatgaagaataTGATCATAATGACATCcatggtaataataatttatatgaTGAAAAATTGTCACTGACAAAGGAGCCTACCACCACATTATCTTTATCGGATAGATTACCCGAATTATATGAAGTTTTAAACCAACAAACAGCAGCACCCGTCGACTTATGGAccttttataattatctGGCACAATATCCAGTAGCTATTAATTATTTGGACTTTTGGATTGATGTAGTCACCCATCTAAGATTTTGTAAGGATTATGTTAAAAGCATTAGAAAAAGCGTACTATCATTTAATGCTCGTACTAGCCAAATACGCCAATCACATTCTTCCATAGGgattaacaacaacaacaacaacgtGTCTGCCACAAATATTTCCTCTGCTCAATTTTATAACAATACATCAACATCTAATCTAAATAACAACACAAGAGAAACTATACCcagttttttattattaaaatcattaCGAGATGACGATTCCTTTATTGGCGGACCGCCTGAACCTAGTTTTGGACGTAACTCTAATCGACAAGATATAACCAGTAATAGAAGCAGCCAAAGAATATCAGagtttttaaatgttgATTTACAATCGCCCGAGCTGCACCAGTTGCTAGAAAAAGTAAACGGTTTAACGTCCACACCTCAAACCCAAAATGATTCAAGCATAACTATTTCTACTGCCGAATTAATGGATAAATTTGTTAAGGCACATGGTGTTAAAACACATATGGACAGTAAGAAACTATTGGATAATGCCACTAGTATAGTTAGAACCTATTTGTTATCTCCAGAACAATCCTCAAAGTTTTTATATCACACACCTGTAGCGACTAGAAACTGGATAGTTCAAATGGTAATGGGTCAGAATAGATATGATCCGTCTGTTTTTGAAGACTGCAAAATTTTATGTTTTCACTTTTTGGAACAACAGATGTATCCactgtttttaaaagagaTAACCTATCATAATTTACACGATGATTATAACACCACAACTAATTCAGTTTTTTCCAACTATACACGATTATCGCGTATACTGCTTGGATTGTTTTGGCTTTGGGTTGGTTTTTGGATAGGCTACACTCTAATTTTCTTAAATTATGGGAAGGGGATTAGAGTGGTTACAATTGTACCTTTTATAATTGGTTGCTATTATATTATCGTTGGGATTTTCAAagttgatttattttatgcTTTGTTTGGTTTAACCCAAAGAATTACCTCAATTGTATCAACAAATGGTGGTAATAACAAGGATTCAAAGAAGAATTATCAGAACGATAATGAGGTGGAACTTGGATATTACACCAGAAATACTTCATTAAGACATAACTTTCAACACATACCGGTTATATTTAGATTTTTAGGTGGCAGAGATAGATTAATTAAAATCCAATCAAAAGTAATTGTAAAACTACTTAGGAGAAGAGCTTTATGGGCAACCGTGTGGATCTTGTTTTGCACTGGTTGTTTTACTGTTATTTTCAGTTGTGTTCCCGGTAGGAgattgtaa
- a CDS encoding uncharacterized protein (similar to Saccharomyces cerevisiae YBR096W | putative protein of unknown function): MIGKILIIIFAAINYKALPLAYYVRFYHTVLIALVIPYYSKGASNPLIKKLSDNKYGCFSHTIMNSYNSILETDMYLHKSNSTYFVDMDIARTELMSKIFNKIFMKMRKWPYVPVASITAVFKKEIRPLEKFRIESNILCWDEKWIYVVCKFYKHKDVLCTYGLTQYVIKDGRKTIYPKDALETCGLYNEEVAAISAKNLKILVEENGLTHPEKLISLEHRFERI, from the coding sequence ATGATtggtaaaatattaattataatttttgctGCGATTAATTACAAAGCACTACCATTAGCGTATTATGTTAGATTTTATCATACTGTGTTGATCGCTTTGGTTATACCATACTACTCGAAAGGTGCTAGTAACCCTTTGATCAAAAAGTTGAGTGATAACAAATATGGTTGTTTTTCCCATACTATAATGAACAGTTATAATTCCATACTTGAAACTGATATGTACCTGCATAAAAGCAACAGTACCTATTTTGTTGATATGGATATTGCTAGAACTGAATTAATGAGTAAGatattcaataaaattttcatgAAGATGAGGAAATGGCCTTATGTCCCAGTTGCATCAATTACAGcagttttcaaaaaagaaattagaCCATTGGAAAAGTTTAGAATTGAAagtaatattttatgttGGGATGAAAAGTGGATCTATGTTGtttgtaaattttataaGCATAAAGATGTGTTATGTACCTATGGATTGACTCAATATGTTATTAAAGATGGCAGAAAAACCATTTACCCTAAAGATGCTTTAGAAACTTGTGGATTATATAACGAGGAAGTTGCTGCTATTTCTGCCAAAAACCTGAAAATTTTGGTTGAGGAAAATGGGTTGACACATCCTGAGAAATTGATTTCTTTGGAACATAGATTTGAGAGAATTTGA
- the SFG1 gene encoding Sfg1p (similar to Saccharomyces cerevisiae YOR315W | SFG1 | SuperFicial pseudohyphal Growth), translated as MTIESNVNFSQLYEHLYSNSTSSTNASTVTTIDPTCDISDKTKNNKLTKNFIMDDKNAIYTKNTSTPVLSNLTVGATVKPAQEKSMNIQTSSEGEKNSDQISSSPEIDSVFDKTLPFLDCSSETEVDDDYEQNNPTLNGKSKTKNGNLQKTFYNKDNSASSTYPFRKLSGVGINNDKIISPDTKKVRKPILRISKSNQLNYIVFSSTDSIQDATIFGTQINIHRFLSPEPSSADIPLPSNEFESVSIRINRDVKESFKRRKRIEDKGGYYELAPTSPLTKSNYSNEDCQNEACNIPITNDGCNNTTNGDMDEFAIIRAYGFEFPCISTKSKTRHIRWNF; from the coding sequence ATGACAATCGAATCCAATGTCAATTTTTCTCAATTATATGAGCATTTATATAGCAATTCTACTTCTTCAACAAATGCTTCTACTGTCACAACCATAGACCCAACCTGTGACATATCAgataaaactaaaaataacaaactcaccaaaaactttattatgGATGATAAAAATGCCATCTATACGAAAAATACGAGCACACCTGTTTTATCCAATCTCACTGTTGGCGCTACCGTTAAGCCTGCTCAAGAAAAAAGTATGAATATTCAAACTAGTTCTGAAGGAGAAAAGAACAGTGACCAAATAAGCTCGTCACCAGAAATAGACTCTGTTTTCGATAAAACACTTCCATTTCTTGACTGCTCCAGTGAAACTGAAGTAGATGATGATTACGAACAAAACAACCCAACATTAAACGGTAAAAGTAAGACAAAGAATggaaatttacaaaaaacattttataataaGGACAACAGCGCCAGCAGTACGTATCCATTTAGGAAATTAAGTGGTGTTGGtataaataatgataaaataataagtcCCGACACAAAAAAGGTAAGGAAACCTATTTTGCGAATATCTAAATCTAATCAACTGAactatattgttttttcctCTACTGATTCAATACAAGATGCCACTATATTTGGCACGCAAATTAACATACACAGATTTTTATCTCCTGAACCATCTTCAGCCGATATACCATTACCTTCTAATGAATTTGAAAGTGTGAGCATTAGGATTAATAGAGATGTTAAGGAGAGCTTTAAACGAAGAAAACGGATCGAAGATAAAGGCGGTTATTATGAGTTGGCACCAACCTCGCCATTAACCAAAAGCAATTACAGTAACGAAGACTGTCAAAACGAAGCTTGTAATATACCAATAACAAATGATGGTTGTAACAATACCACTAATGGAGATATGGATGAGTTTGCAATTATAAGAGCCTATGGATTTGAATTTCCTTGTATTAGTACTAAAAGTAAAACCCGTCACATTCGCTGGAATTTTTAA